From Pelomonas sp. SE-A7, a single genomic window includes:
- the ybeY gene encoding rRNA maturation RNase YbeY produces the protein MSRPELSLSLQFADPRHRDQLPRHKVMRFIRAALELPGEIAVRIVDAEEGRALNSEFREKDYATNVLTFDYSHEPVVGADLVICAEVVEQEAKEMGLDLLAHYAHMLVHGTLHAQGYDHEEDDEAECMEARETEIMTGLGFADPYAGR, from the coding sequence ATGAGCCGTCCTGAATTGAGCCTGTCCTTGCAGTTCGCCGATCCGCGCCACCGCGATCAGCTGCCGCGCCACAAGGTCATGCGCTTCATCCGCGCGGCGCTGGAGCTGCCGGGCGAGATCGCGGTGCGCATCGTCGATGCCGAGGAAGGTCGGGCCCTGAACAGCGAGTTCCGCGAAAAGGACTACGCGACCAATGTGCTGACCTTCGACTACAGCCACGAGCCGGTGGTCGGCGCCGACCTGGTGATCTGCGCCGAGGTGGTCGAGCAGGAGGCCAAGGAGATGGGCCTGGATCTGCTGGCCCACTACGCCCACATGCTGGTCCATGGCACCCTGCACGCGCAGGGCTACGACCATGAAGAGGACGACGAGGCCGAGTGCATGGAGGCCCGCGAGACCGAGATCATGACCGGCCTGGGCTTCGCCGACCCCTACGCCGGCCGCTGA
- a CDS encoding PhoH family protein — MILRHEFSPADNPRLAQLCGSLDGHLREVEAALAVRISRRNEAFRIEGAKANAERALKLLQSLYDRARKPIAAETLQLALVEAAGELGLKPVSAKPAATGAGGEALVLRTRRADLAGRTPNQHQYLAQILSHDITMGIGPAGTGKTFLAVACAVDALERSSVQRIILTRPAVEAGERLGFLPGDLTQKVDPYLRPLYDALYDLMGFDRVTKAFEKGQLEIAPLAFMRGRTLNHAFVILDEAQNTTPEQMKMFLTRIGFGSRCVVTGDTSQIDLPKGIQSGLVDAERVLAKVKGIAMTQFTSGDVVRHPLVARIVEAYEARAKREAKAAAGAAK, encoded by the coding sequence ATGATTCTTCGCCACGAATTCAGCCCCGCCGACAACCCGCGACTGGCCCAGCTTTGCGGCAGCCTGGACGGCCATCTGCGCGAGGTCGAGGCGGCGCTGGCGGTACGCATCTCGCGGCGCAACGAGGCTTTCCGCATCGAAGGCGCCAAGGCCAATGCCGAGCGCGCGCTCAAGCTGCTGCAGAGCCTGTACGACCGCGCCCGCAAGCCGATAGCGGCCGAGACCTTGCAGCTGGCCCTGGTCGAGGCGGCCGGCGAGCTGGGGCTCAAGCCGGTCTCGGCCAAGCCGGCGGCCACCGGTGCCGGCGGCGAAGCCCTGGTGCTGCGCACCCGCCGTGCCGACCTGGCCGGCCGCACGCCCAACCAGCACCAGTACCTGGCCCAGATCCTGTCGCACGACATCACCATGGGCATTGGCCCGGCCGGCACCGGCAAGACTTTCCTGGCCGTGGCGTGCGCGGTGGATGCGCTGGAGCGCTCCAGCGTGCAGCGCATCATCCTGACCCGCCCGGCGGTCGAGGCCGGCGAGCGCCTGGGCTTCCTGCCCGGCGACCTGACGCAGAAGGTCGATCCCTATCTGCGGCCGCTCTACGACGCGCTGTACGACCTGATGGGCTTCGACCGCGTGACCAAGGCCTTCGAGAAAGGCCAGCTCGAGATCGCCCCGCTGGCCTTCATGCGCGGCCGCACCTTGAACCATGCCTTCGTCATCCTGGACGAGGCCCAGAACACCACGCCGGAGCAGATGAAGATGTTCCTGACCCGGATCGGCTTCGGCAGCCGCTGCGTGGTCACCGGCGACACCAGCCAGATCGACCTGCCCAAGGGCATCCAGAGCGGCCTGGTCGATGCCGAGCGGGTGCTGGCCAAGGTCAAGGGCATCGCGATGACGCAATTCACCTCGGGCGACGTGGTGCGGCATCCGCTGGTGGCCCGCATCGTCGAGGCCTACGAGGCCCGCGCCAAGCGCGAGGCCAAGGCCGCTGCAGGAGCTGCGAAATGA
- a CDS encoding ATP-binding protein: MRNAALPWSSALAPEAAQFWLQSLPALMNGMLLGMAAWMLMLAWMQPRERKLAYLAALMGSWVLLNTGLWPAPLALPPQWDELLRISLLPVLALCTVQLLLRQVQIRDVRVDWILRGQCLLVPVSALLAGAALHGHVCRFWAMLLGLEVLAAMVWFLRLSRRAEKVDLEIAPLAKPLHRQLVIVGGLLLLSELVFQHLRSSEQLLISPLLLPPLLMLLALHAGVQMVRSGVAAERLHLELEAELQEKITSIERDFNQVAEQKLEQVTERERKRIAADLHDDLGAKLLTIVHTSESDRISTLAREALEEMRLSVRGLTGKPVQLLDALGDWRAEVVSRLGQANIMAEWKSPAEDIVHTLPARAYVQTTRILRESVSNIIKHSGATHCTVTCNVQDGDFQFIIQDNGQGIANETEGRLDRGHGMASMKSRAKQMHGQCLVESGPGWGTVIRLTIPL; the protein is encoded by the coding sequence ATGCGAAATGCCGCCCTCCCCTGGTCCAGCGCCCTGGCGCCCGAGGCCGCCCAGTTCTGGCTGCAGAGCCTGCCAGCCCTGATGAACGGCATGCTGCTGGGCATGGCGGCCTGGATGCTGATGCTGGCCTGGATGCAGCCGCGCGAGCGCAAGCTGGCCTACCTGGCCGCGCTGATGGGCAGCTGGGTGCTGCTCAATACCGGTCTGTGGCCTGCGCCACTGGCCCTGCCGCCCCAATGGGATGAGTTGCTCCGCATCTCGCTGCTGCCGGTGCTGGCACTCTGCACGGTGCAGCTGCTGCTGCGCCAGGTGCAGATCCGCGATGTGCGCGTGGACTGGATCCTGCGCGGCCAATGTCTGCTGGTGCCCGTGAGCGCCCTGCTCGCAGGAGCGGCCCTGCATGGCCATGTCTGCCGCTTCTGGGCCATGCTGCTGGGGCTGGAGGTGTTGGCCGCCATGGTCTGGTTCCTGCGCCTGAGCCGGCGGGCGGAGAAAGTCGACCTTGAGATCGCCCCGCTGGCCAAGCCCTTGCATCGCCAGCTGGTGATCGTGGGCGGACTGCTGCTGCTGTCCGAGCTGGTGTTCCAGCACCTGCGCAGCAGCGAGCAGCTCCTGATCAGCCCGCTGCTGCTGCCGCCGCTGCTGATGCTGCTGGCCCTGCATGCCGGCGTGCAGATGGTGCGCAGTGGCGTGGCCGCCGAGCGCCTGCACCTGGAGCTGGAGGCCGAGCTGCAGGAAAAGATCACCAGCATCGAGCGCGATTTCAACCAGGTCGCCGAGCAGAAGCTGGAGCAGGTGACCGAGCGCGAGCGCAAGCGCATCGCCGCCGACCTGCATGACGACCTGGGCGCCAAGCTCCTGACCATAGTCCACACCAGCGAATCGGACCGTATCTCCACGCTGGCCCGTGAGGCGCTGGAAGAGATGCGCCTCTCGGTGCGCGGCCTGACCGGCAAGCCGGTGCAGCTGCTGGATGCGCTGGGCGACTGGCGCGCCGAGGTGGTCTCGCGACTGGGCCAGGCCAACATCATGGCCGAGTGGAAGTCGCCGGCCGAGGACATCGTCCACACGCTTCCGGCGCGGGCCTATGTGCAGACCACGCGCATCCTGCGCGAGTCGGTCAGCAACATCATCAAGCACAGCGGTGCCACCCATTGCACCGTCACCTGCAATGTGCAGGACGGGGATTTCCAGTTCATCATCCAGGACAACGGCCAGGGCATCGCCAACGAGACCGAAGGCCGGCTGGACCGCGGCCACGGCATGGCCAGCATGAAGTCGCGGGCCAAGCAGATGCATGGCCAGTGCCTGGTCGAATCAGGCCCGGGCTGGGGAACCGTGATACGGCTCACGATCCCGCTGTGA
- a CDS encoding response regulator transcription factor: protein MNHILLLEDIPEIRAWLKALIKQVFANAQITECSRVQDALQQVSLQKFTLALLDLGLPDGSGVDVVSALREKQPEVQSVIVTIHDDDEHLFPALQAGAFGYLLKEQSRELLVEQLQRISQGEPPLSPSIARKVISYFASQSRPSSAALLHEVSLTDRETEVLLRVAKGFTLPEIGVQLGLSRHTIADYVKQIYRKLNVSSRAEAALEAQRLGLFGRN from the coding sequence ATGAACCACATCCTGCTGCTCGAAGACATCCCCGAGATCCGTGCCTGGCTGAAGGCGCTGATCAAGCAGGTCTTCGCCAATGCCCAGATCACCGAATGCTCGCGGGTGCAGGACGCCCTGCAGCAGGTGAGCCTGCAGAAGTTCACCCTGGCCCTGCTGGACCTGGGTCTGCCCGACGGCTCCGGCGTCGACGTGGTGAGCGCGCTGCGCGAGAAGCAGCCCGAGGTGCAGTCGGTGATCGTGACCATCCACGACGACGACGAACACCTGTTCCCCGCCCTGCAGGCCGGCGCCTTCGGCTACCTGCTGAAGGAACAGTCGCGCGAGCTGCTGGTCGAGCAGCTGCAGCGCATCAGCCAGGGCGAGCCGCCGCTGTCGCCGTCCATCGCCCGCAAGGTGATCTCCTATTTCGCCTCGCAGAGCCGCCCTTCCTCGGCCGCGCTGCTGCACGAGGTCTCGCTGACCGACCGAGAAACCGAGGTGCTGCTGCGCGTGGCCAAGGGCTTCACCCTGCCCGAGATCGGCGTGCAGCTGGGCCTGTCGCGCCACACCATCGCCGACTACGTGAAGCAGATCTACCGCAAGCTGAATGTGTCTTCGCGAGCCGAGGCAGCGCTGGAAGCGCAACGCCTGGGTTTGTTTGGTCGGAACTGA
- the ruvA gene encoding Holliday junction branch migration protein RuvA yields the protein MIGRLTGLIAEKTPPLVLIDVQGVGYEVDVPMSTFYNLGALGEKVSLLTHFVVREDAQILFGFLTAEERNTFRQLIKISGVGPKMALSLLSGLSVPELAQAVSKQDSGRLVKVPGIGKKTAERLLLELKGKLGPDLALPVSVANDNQADILQALIALGYSEKEAAAALKALPPDVSVTEGIKLAMKKLT from the coding sequence ATGATCGGAAGACTGACCGGGCTCATCGCGGAAAAAACGCCCCCGCTCGTGCTCATCGACGTACAAGGCGTCGGCTACGAGGTGGACGTGCCCATGAGCACCTTCTACAACCTCGGCGCGCTGGGCGAGAAGGTCAGCCTGCTGACCCATTTCGTGGTGCGCGAGGATGCGCAGATCCTGTTCGGCTTCCTCACGGCCGAGGAGCGCAACACCTTTCGCCAGCTGATCAAGATCAGCGGCGTCGGCCCCAAGATGGCGCTGTCCCTGCTGTCGGGCCTGTCGGTGCCCGAGCTGGCCCAGGCCGTGTCCAAGCAGGACAGCGGCCGCCTGGTCAAGGTGCCCGGCATCGGCAAGAAGACCGCCGAGCGGCTGCTGCTGGAACTCAAGGGCAAGCTGGGTCCCGACCTGGCCTTGCCGGTCAGCGTGGCCAATGACAACCAGGCCGACATCCTGCAGGCGCTGATCGCCCTGGGTTACAGCGAGAAGGAAGCGGCCGCCGCGCTGAAGGCTTTGCCGCCCGACGTGAGCGTGACTGAGGGCATCAAGCTGGCGATGAAGAAGCTGACATGA